The following coding sequences lie in one Panicum virgatum strain AP13 chromosome 6N, P.virgatum_v5, whole genome shotgun sequence genomic window:
- the LOC120679525 gene encoding UDP-glycosyltransferase 89B2-like has protein sequence MASPPQGERASKVRRGGVEPHVLLVPYPAQGHLLPLLDLAALLAARGLAVTVAVTPGNAPLLAPLVAACPSVGVAALPFPSAPRLLPPGSGENTKDLPRHLFRPFMVCLAALRAPLLDWCKAQQQRGRRVTAIVSDFFTGWTQPLAAELGVPHVTFSPSCALHLAMSHALWRHLPRRRRPDDAEEAVTFPEIPGSPSFPWRQLSGLFRQYVAGDEVSEAIRRFFLWNLDSACFVTNSFAALEAPYVGRPLPDLASKRVFTVGPLSDAVATSSDRGGKPAVAPASVAAWLDAFPDGSVVYVSFGTQHALSPPKAASVADALARSSAAFVWAVRPGTAVPDGFEAATASRGMVVRGWAPQVEILRHRAVGWFLTHCGWNSVLEAAAAGVAMLTWPMGADQFTDARLLAEAGVAVPVAESADAVPDAARMASAIAAAVGKEGESVRERAAELGKKAAAAVAEGGSSRRDLEELVEMLASVV, from the coding sequence ATGGCCTCGCCACCCCAGGGGGAACGCGCGAGCAaggtccgccgcggcggcgtcgagccgcACGTGCTCCTCGTGCCGTACCCGGCGCAAGGCCACCTGCTCCCGCTCCTCGACctcgcggcgctgctcgccgcgcgCGGGCTCGCGGTCACCGTCGCCGTCACACCCGGCAACGCCCCGCTCCTCGCCCCGCTGGTCGCCGCGTGCCCGTCCGTGGGCGTCGCCGCGCTGCCGTTCCCGTCCGCGCCGCGCCTGCTCCCGCCGGGGAGCGGCGAGAACACCAAGGACCTCCCGCGCCACCTCTTCCGGCCGTTCATGGtctgcctcgccgcgctccgcgcGCCGCTACTCGATTGGTGCAAAGCCCAGCAGCAGCGGGGCCGGCGCGTCACGGCCATCGTCTCCGACTTCTTCACGGGGTGGACGCAGCCgctcgccgcggagctcggGGTGCCGCACGTGACgttctcgccttcctgcgcgcTCCACCTCGCCATGTCGCACGCCCTCTGGCGCCACCTGCCGCGCAGGCGCCGCCCCGACGACGCCGAGGAGGCCGTCACGTTCCCGGAGATCCCCGGCTCGCCTAGCTTCCCGTGGCGCCAGCTGTCGGGGCTGTTCCGGCAGTAcgtggccggcgacgaggttTCCGAGGCGATCCGCCGGTTCTTCCTGTGGAACCTGGACAGCGCGTGCTTCGTCACCAACTCGTTCGCGGCGCTCGAGGCGCCCTACGTGGGGCGTCCGCTCCCCGACCTGGCGTCGAAGCGGGTGTTCACCGTGGGCCCGCTGTCCGACGCCGTGGCCACCTCCAGCGACCGCGGCGGGAAGcccgcggtggcgccggcgagcgtggcgGCGTGGCTGGACGCCTTCCCCGACGGCTCCGTCGTGTACGTCAGCTTCGGGACGCAGCACGCGCTCTCCCCGCCGAAGGCGGCCTCCGTGGCGGACGCGCTggcgcggagctcggcggcgttCGTGTGGGCTGTGCGCCCGGGCACCGCGGTCCCGGACGGGttcgaggcggcgacggcgtcgcgcGGCATGGTGGTCCGCGGGTGGGCGCCGCAGGTGGAGATCCTGCGCCACCGCGCCGTGGGGTGGTTCCTGACGCACTGCGGCTGGAACTCGGTgctggaggccgcggcggccggcgtggcgaTGCTGACGTGGCCGATGGGCGCCGACCAGTTCACGGACGCGCGGCTGCTCGCGGAGGCCGGCGTGGCCGTGCCCGTGGCGGAGAGCGCCGACGCTGTGCCGGACGCCGCGCGGATGGCGAGCGCGATCGCCGCGGCGGTCGGGAAGGAGGGTGAGTCCGTGAGGGAGCGCGCGGCTGAGCTCGGCAAGAAggcggccgccgcggtggcggagggCGGGAGCTCGCGCAGGGACCTGGAGGAGCTGGTGGAAATGCTCGCTAGCGTCGTCTAG